The stretch of DNA ataacaaaaaatgtatttgaacaacactatCTATCCTACCTTTAAGTGTTATTCAATAGCTATGTAAACTGGgaagattaaaaattaaattggaCAAAAATAACgaaatatatatcaaattacCAAAGGTTATGCCATTAGCCTAATcaactaaaaccaaaataacGTCAGTTTTGTTAGCATAACCTTAATTGTTATTTCCCACTCATTTTAATATGTATGAATACTCTCTGAAACACATTCTCCAAGTCTGCTAaagtcatacatacatttacaaaggACTGGTAGTTAGTACATTAGGAATGACTTGCTCTTGCCTTTAGTCTATATTGTTTTAAAGGAAGATGAAATGTTGAAGCGGTTAAGAAACAGGAACATTACCCGCCTCCGTCCACCCCGCCCATGtaagtgagaaaaaacaaacaaacaagtagTGTAGCCTACTCTTCTTCATAGTTTTCTATGGTCATCCTTTTGTACAATTGCATTGATAAgtatatgaatataaaatgtttgcCTTTAGTCTTTATAATGTAACCTGAGCGATAACTTTGAGTCTTTCCTCCTTGTTGCAAAGTCAACTTTCTTATCTTGATTTAACTGAAGGAAATAAGTTTCCatccatattatttatttggattTGGTCGTTATTTGGATAATTATGATAAGCagtctttttgtctttcatgATTTGGCCTAGTGGAAGCGCACAGAGGTTGAATAATCGAGGCCCGAGAATCGAACCCTGGGGGACTCCACTCTCTGAATAATGATCACTAAGGGCGACAGCATAGCCCCTACCTTCAAGATATGGCCTGACTCTAGTGAGGGTTGTAATTTAGTATAATTTATCAGCCAGTCTAGAAGTACTGTACAACAATATTAAAGGTTGCACTGTAATCTAGCAGCAACTAATTTAACCTGAATCAGTATTCAGACGtatcatttagcaccttttttcTCACAGAGTCAAAGAGGTGACGAGCTGACTCTTCAAATGCCAACCagcaaaacagaagaagacatcCATTATGGAGAGATCGACTTCTCCAAGCGGAGACCTGAACCGTCCTCGGCCTCGGAGCAGGAcagtggacagcagcaggataCGCTGTATGCACAGGTCAACGTGTCAGAGACAGCGAGCAGCTTAAGACAGGCTGCTGACGTCCCAGAGGATCTCTACGCTCAAGTGAAGAAAAAATGAGTGTTGTTTTGTGATCATTTTTGGGTTGTATTTGTAATAtacctttattttttacttatacaAGAAGTTTTATATGTCAGTTAGTGTAGGAAAATACACTTGAGAAGAAAATGCAATCTTCACTGGCCACAGTTAAATAAAGGAGAACTAGCAATCTGTACATCAGATCAGTTCAAGTATAAGTCTGAAAAGGCTCTTAATGGGGAACTATTCTAAATAGCGACATGAGAAGAAGCAGTTCACACATTAACAAAGTACTACAAGATCATATTTTCTGGAAAGGTTTGTGtaattttgtgatattttacagATCATTTTTAACGAAGCATATTTAATCTCATTTAGttatccattatttttctttcatattttgtgtcccacattttatttgtattttaattacttaaaaaaataaacatgagacATTTTCTGCATTTGAAGATATTTATTCATTGCACTGTAATAAAAACCATGAAATACAACTTCTAAAAAATACCTATTAATCTCAGTTGCATTTATTGGTCCAACATTTCACATAATTGTGTGTAAACATCACCTGAAATcaaacaaattaatcacaaacatTACAAAAGTGGCAAGATGAATTATGCATAGTAATTCCCACTGGAAACCTGCTACGGTGTTTTGGAGAAGTTAATGGacttctgatatatatatatatatatttgaatatcaagctcaatcaaaaataaaagggCATTTCATGAGACTCAGTCAATGGTGTATTAAAAGATCTGGTActaaaattaattgaaaaactTTTTATgagtaaaaatgttaaaactttATCTACTTTTTGTCAGAattttgccaaaaaaagaaaatctttggGCCTCAGCCTGTAAACATTGTATTGTTTAATGTCTAAAAGGCACCACGAGGCCATGTTGATTGTGCTTTAGTATCATACAGGGTCTTGTGAGTgaatggaggtatcgacattagCTTCTCTACATAAGTTTGACGTCACAGAAATCTAACCTCCAAACATCCCTCCTACCATTAACCTCACACCAGTCTCCGTCAAGGTTACAGCATTAGTGTGAAGTCGTATCCTAAAAGAAATCTCTTCATAAAAGAGAGAAGCAAGAGTCACCGGCTGTGTTAACATGCAGTCATTtcatgttactgcttttatgtttaactcagagaggtttttttattttgctgcttttcataaACTCTACTTTTTTTGTTGGGTTTTGTTATAGCAGGAACATCATAAACTTACACtggatcattttatatttaaactgtttttatctctgcagagattattaatcactattataacacagtaacatCAGGTTGTACATGGAAAGTTCCTGGTATGAATGTATTAGGTTGAGGTGGCttaaaaataacatgaatgTTTCGTTTAAAAGATGCTTtatgaaaagtaactttttgtcaaatccaggtgatgagtgtcatttcagtccagtctgtgaaaatggtgacagccatcGTGTTACTAAAcgtcttcttagtttcaggtgagctgtttgttcagtCACATTTATTTGGAGACGTTACTTTTTCCAactgttcatgctctgtctgcagtgaaatgtttcatactgacattgttaaaaagaccaaacatgttgctgctgaattacagtttgtgcatcatgaactttctcttcatgcagattttgctccacaatttgttcatcacgagtctgtttcacaggtgCTTTGGCTTTTTGTCCTGAAAGAACAGCCCTATTCATTACTGCACCAAATAAGATGGAAGCACTGAGTGGATCTTGTCTGCAAATCCCATGTAACTTTAGAGTTAAACCAGAAGAGGAATTCAACAGCACAAGAACAACCTTCGGCGTGTGGATTAAAAGTAGCCAATATTTTGCCAACAAACCACATAATGTGATTTTcaacagcagcaggatggataatatctatccaatgaatcttactggagacctgagtcagaataactgcaccactttattttccagtGTAAACACAAGTTACACAGACAGGTACTTCTTCAGAATTAAGAACGGACCATTCAGGGCAACAGCTGAATGTGATCCTCTTCAAATAACAGTCAAAGGTaagtgagttttgtttttttatcagtcagTCTGTAACGTTATTGttaagaataaaaagtgaaagttgcaactttttaattttggaggtttttcactttgccatgaatttaaattctgattaaacactgattctgttgttacagtttgacattaaaattGTCGAATTTTGggatattaaaaagcaaactttatatactttatgcattttcaatacAAGGTTGTCACCTTCTGTGTCAGCTTTTGCATTTAAAAGAGTTCTATCCATCATAaccctttttttattgtacaatttgcGTTTGATTTGAAACTCCAGATTCTCCTCCGAGGCCCAGCATTGAGATCTCAGGTGATCTAAAGgagaagcagtctgtcactataacctgctcagctttcactcactgtccacactcccctcctgaactcacctggactctccaacaagaccctcacaacaaaatagaggaaaacacagatcgaaccttcacaactaaaatccagaagaccttcactctgtcagacgaacatgatggattcatcatcacctgttcagccagatatcctgtaaatgaaggaaaagatgtcaagacagcagaggagagaacgaCGCTCAATGTTTCATGTAAGACAACCAGTGTTTCCACGATTATTCTCCTTTCTCACGGCTCTGGTGCTACTCTCTTATCTCACATCTCtatcacattttcctcagatgctCCCAAAAACACCTCAGTATCCATCAGTCCGCCAGGTTTGGTGTCAGTAGGTAGCCGGgtgaacctgacctgctccagcagagccaatccTCCTGTCAGCCGCTTCACCTGGTTCAAGACCAGCGAGAACGGACCTGTCAATGTATCTGAAGGagatttttacagctttaatgtCACTGATGGAGGAGTTTATATCTGCGTGGCCACAAATGAGCTTGGTAATGGAACATCAAGAGAGATCCATCTGACTATGAAAGGTAAAAAGTGGGACTTCCGCGATGCTGCATCAATATTGTTGCACGTCAACATTCAACACTTTTTTAGTCACTTATATTGgctttgttttcttgtcttaAGGTGAAGTTGGCTCTCTAGAATTGGGGCCGTTTATTGGAGGAATCGTTGGGTTCATCGCACTCATCTGCCTGATTGTATGTGTTTGGTAAGTGTCACAAATCAAAGCAGATGACTCAATAATATCTGTTTCCCACCTGTGTTGACACTTTACTGGCACACTGTATGCTGAACctaaagtatacagtataatcactCTAATGTCTTCCAGGCGTTTAAAGTCATCACATGCAACTGCACAACAGACTCAGGTGAGACCATACTAAACTTCCCTCTACAGCAGGCCtgtgttttgaatgttttacgTCTCTTCACATTGGCTGTGGAGTCTACCTGACGCAGTGTTGGTAATTATTTAACATGGAAGGATCCAGCTGAAGCTTCACCtcacaacacttcctgtttggattatttttttgcagagtCAAACGGGTGAAGAGGCGGCTGCTGAAGAGCCAGCAagtaaaacagaagaagaaatcatCCATTATGGAGAGATCAACTTCTCCACGAGACCTGAACTGGCCTCGGTGCAGGAcggtggacagcagcaggataCGCTGTACGCACAGGTCAAAGTGTCCCAGACAGCAAACAGCTTAAGACAGACCGCCGACGGCCCAGAGGATCTCTACGCTCAAGTGAAGAGAAAATGAGTGCTCttgttaaaagacaaaaaatatatttgtgtagaattcatatttaatgtgccTTAATGTTGTCTTTGCTGACTACAGTTCAATGGAGAGAAATTTAAAACATCCACATCCTGcagattttcaatgtcagtTATCAACATATTCTCCCAATCCTGGATTATGGTGACTTAATCTACAGACTCGCCTCCAAAAATCATCTCAATAAACTGGACGTCATCTACCATACTGCCATTCGCTTTGTCACCGGTGTCCCTTTCAACACTCATCACTGTAACCTGTATTCTCTATAGTCAACTGGCCATCCCTCTATAGCAGGCGTCAGACCAGAAGACTATCATTGGCAAAACCCCTCCATACCTCCGGTCACTACTCAATATCTACAACAGGAACTGCAATTTACATTCTAGCAAATTCTTCAGTATGGTCATTCCTCCTTTGGTCGTCTCTCATTCCAGTTTGCTGCTCCTAGTGACTGGAATGAGTTGcaaaagatgctaaaactcCACACCCTTATTCTGTTACCCTCCTTTAATGACTCATTACAAGTGATAGTTTCTGATCGCTGCACCTGCTTCTGAATTTGCCTCTCTgcaacacatatatatatatatattgttgtatatactgtatttattgtgatgttttaattttgtctgttttattgcAGTAGTCGTATTTATGTTCTATGTTCTAatgcaggggtctccaacaagtagctcgcTCGCTACCAGTTTCTGAGTGGCTCGCTAACAGTTCTTTGTAAAACTGTTCAAATTACAAcccaatcaaattcacagacatcccaCCCCATTCTGAGACCAAATGATTATATGCCTATCGGCTGTCAATTAAACTAGTTAGGCTGCTGTCAGGTTTGTAACGCCATAACATACAGAGACCGGATTTGACAATGACCGCAggccaataaaaggcaaaaaatacattattttcatgAGGAATCGGTATGTGTCACATTTGCGGTGTGAGCGTGTCAGTCAGTAAAAGATGTAACATCGAGCGCCAAGTCCACAGCaacttttcatgggactttcTGGCTGGTAGCAGTTTATGAACAAAGAAGGTAAAGGAGCCAAAAACAATCCTTAAAAgacgacagtctctgtttaccaaagaAGGCCGATGAAGCAAACAGCCATCGTTTAGTGGCGCACATCCtaacgaaacaaaaaaaaccttcacCTATGAAAGAATTGTAATAGAggcgatgactgcggtggctgaaacgttattaaaggactataaaagtaagacagactTGGTGCTTTGAGTAGCTCtcagccactttcattttgtcaaattagctctcagagggaaacaggttggagacccctgttcTTATGTCTTGCTGCCTCTTGGCCACgtcgtcattgtaaatgagaattggttctcaattgacttatgtggttaaataaagataaaataaaataaaaataaataaatatttgtgtgcTGAACTCACGCAGCTGTTTATGTGTGATTTGTTATTCATATGTCCAGATGTGTGCAAATAAAAGTCTCAAAGCTTTAAATAGGGAGCTATAGTAAGAAATGATGACATGCAAAGGATAGTGAACATGGCACCAGAAGCAGTTCTGCACACACATTCGTAATGTtgtacaagattacatttagttttgacatgtttatgtgtcattttgtttCATGATATCTTCTGATTATTTCTGACAAGGCATCGAccttgttttgttatgtattgTGTATCCCCTTTTCTCCATACAGTCATTTTAATTACTGCAGAAATGAAGATGAAgattgtttcctctctgtaagGTTGGGCTGTTTTTGccacatttttattatcattatttttcttcccCTCAATTCTTTGTATGCACAAATAGGAGCAAAAACGACGTAAAACTAGAAGCACTGCCTGCAGGTAATGCTAGTagacggaggaggagctgctttCTCTTAGCCAGCTGCTTAGTTTACAACCATTTTAAGATAtgtggcaaactaagctaaacagttaCACTACGTacagactgcttttgttttagcttgtgtagccgagggttacgttgCTCCTACACTATACGAAGGTAGTAACATATTAACAAAGAGACTCCGTATAGTCTGCACCAAGACGGCAACAACTTCATTAACCTTGTCAACAGAGCATCACCACTTCACTGTTTCACCACTTCCGtatttgctaacattactgagaagttgcatgtttaaaatgaagaaattcagcATGAGCACATTTAGATCTTTATCTAAACTAACTGGATcacttgatagttgacagtCAGTGACATGCAGATCTACATTATAAATGTCTGTTGGCTAACAGTGAGGGTTACAGCATTAACACAGTATACAGCTTATTAACTTGTATTATCTGATCTTTCCTAcagaagaaacagctgtttgttgtataataaattactcattggttatatgatctgataTGATGAGTTTCTTGCATATTTGTCTAATCAAACACTGGCTATCTGTACTGATGGTCTCAAATCCTCCTCCTTTGTAATAACAAAACAGTACCACAACAACTAAACTACTCGTAATAAAGCTCCCTCTATAgggtgctccagggatgacgtatttttgtaggccagccaggaagttagcatcgccctggttccctcgacaaaaagccaatgggatttttacattgggttttgtattattgcagaaaaaaagctccgtggcaaacaaacgtttatgatacttacaagttttgttcagcaagataatcttcacaagtgaacaccacttttatgaagtaaaaagttaacattaggctataaataaactacaccacggtcgcatgagcgagagtataaacaacgaggctgtaataACGGATGtgtcggcatgatgacgtttagtagtcttagTAGTCTCCAAGAACTACAGGAGAAGAtaatattgacaaaaacaaaagggaCCAGCAGCATAACTGTTCGGCCCCTAATAAGGCATACAGGCttgctgtgagtcatgtgataaaaataatctttgagaataaatatgtcattcgCACCCTGATGAGATCAAGTTGTCTCAAAAGATGACTTCCTCACTCACAGGATGTGAGCAGAAGGAGTTgagtcttcttctttttctgcagtatttcagtcatttcatatttgcttttatatcacaacGGCTTAGCAGGGAAGTCGGGTAGCTACTGGGTCTGTTGCAGTTCTGCTGACATTCACAAATTGTTTGATTTTAAAACTAATTGTTTCTTCGTTTTAGCTGCCAGCTCCTTTGGTAAGGTAACATGTTAttgcttttatgtttaactctgagacgattttttattttgctgcttttcatgaacactacttttatttttggggTTTTGTTTTAGCAGAAATATCATAAACTCACACTGGATAGTTTTATATTGAAACTGTTTTTAACTCTGCAGAGATTattaatcactattataacacagtaataTCTGCTTGTACACGGAGAGTTCCTggtttgaatgtattaatttgagatggctttgaaagaaaatgaatgcttcatttaaaggatgttttatgaaaagtaactttttgtcaaatccaggtgatgagtgtcatttcagtccagtctgtgaaaatggtgacagccatcGTGTTGCTGAGCGTCTTCTTTCTCtcaggtgagctgtttgttcagtCACTTTTATGTAGAGACGTTACTTTTTCAAACTGTTCATGCTTTGTctgcaaagtgaaatgtttcatactgacattgttaaaaagaccaaacatgttgctgttgaattacagtttgtgcatcatgaactttctctccatgcagattttgctccacaatttgttcatcatgagtctgtttcacaggtgCTTTGGCTGATTGTCCTCTAAGAACAGCCCTGTTCATTACTACACCAAAGCAGATGGAAGCACTGAGTGGATCTTGTCTGCAAATCCCATGTAACTTTACAGTTAAACAAGGAAAGAAATTCAACAGCACAAGAACAACCTTCGGAGTGTGgattaaaagtagcaaaaagtTTTACTACGAACGACAAAATGTCATTTTCAACAGTAGCAGGAAGAATAATCTCTATCCAATGAGTCTTACTGGAGACCTGAGTCAGAAAAActgcaacactttattttccagtttaatcacaaattacacAGACAGGTACTTCTTCAGAATTGCAGACAGACCATTCAGGGCAACAGCTGAATGTGATCCTCTTCAAATAACAGTCAAAGGTAAGAGAGTTTTGTTTCTTATCATTGAGTCTATAACGttattgtttagaataaaaagtgaaagttgaatctttttaattttggaggtttttcactttgccatgaatttaaattctgattaaacactgattctgttgttacagtttgacattaaaatggTCACATTTGggatattaaaaagcaaaccTTAGACACTTTATGCATTTCCAATACAATATTGTCACCTTCTGTGTCAGCTTTGGCATTTAAAAAGTGTTCTAATCTATCATAAcctgttttttattgtacaatctgtgtttgatttgaaactccagattctcctccgaggcccagcattgagatctcaggtgatctgaaggagaagcagtctgtcactataaactgctcagctttcactccctgtccacactcccctcctgaactcacctggactctccaacaagaccctcacaacaaaatagaggaaaacacagatcgaaccttcacaactaaaatccagaagaccttcactctgtcagacaagcatgatggattcatcatcacctgttcagccagatatcctgtaaatgaaggaaaagacgtcAAGACAGCAGAGAACAGAACGACGCTCAGTGTTTCATGTAAGAtaataagtgtttgttattggatcctgtcagcacatgatgattcatgggatgattttaatgaataCAGTGAATCTCCCATCTTCCTCAGATGCTCCCAAAGACACCtcagtgtccatcagtccatcaggttTGGTGTCAGCAGGTAGCCTGGTGAACCTGACCTGCTCTAGCAGAGCCAATCCTCCAGTCAGCCGCTACACCTGGTTCAAGACCAGCAAAGACGGACCTGTCAGTGTATCTGATGGAGACTTTTACAGCTTCAAGGTGACCTCTGTGACAGATATAGAAGATCATTACTGTGTGGCCACAAATGATCTCGGTAATCAGACGTCATCACGGATtaataatgcaggtaaatgtagaactgaactgaatctgtttattttaatctgatctgctctcctctcttttcttttcttcacttgtttttattttagttttttttatgaaatgaccTTATACAAATAATGTTTACATCTGTATTGTTACATGTCTACATTTAACCTGTTTTCTTTTAGTCACctggtttt from Sebastes fasciatus isolate fSebFas1 chromosome 21, fSebFas1.pri, whole genome shotgun sequence encodes:
- the LOC141759815 gene encoding B-cell receptor CD22-like: MVTAIVLLNVFLVSGALAFCPERTALFITAPNKMEALSGSCLQIPCNFRVKPEEEFNSTRTTFGVWIKSSQYFANKPHNVIFNSSRMDNIYPMNLTGDLSQNNCTTLFSSVNTSYTDRYFFRIKNGPFRATAECDPLQITVKDSPPRPSIEISGDLKEKQSVTITCSAFTHCPHSPPELTWTLQQDPHNKIEENTDRTFTTKIQKTFTLSDEHDGFIITCSARYPVNEGKDVKTAEERTTLNVSYAPKNTSVSISPPGLVSVGSRVNLTCSSRANPPVSRFTWFKTSENGPVNVSEGDFYSFNVTDGGVYICVATNELGNGTSREIHLTMKGKKWDWPFIGGIVGFIALICLIVCVWRLKSSHATAQQTQAAAEEPASKTEEEIIHYGEINFSTRPELASVQDGGQQQDTLYAQVKVSQTANSLRQTADGPEDLYAQVKRK